One window from the genome of Cottoperca gobio chromosome 15, fCotGob3.1, whole genome shotgun sequence encodes:
- the LOC115020072 gene encoding leucine zipper putative tumor suppressor 2 homolog yields the protein MALVQALPVTVSDHPNPGLDVQHCRPLSSHSPSGLCPGPCGPCSSGTTMGSVSSLISGRTYQERHCRAASEFTTKSRRSTPATSCFRLQDNTLRSGSSLEQLLVISNQTLPKAQVLPPPLPTKKQPRPGNSAGAVGGGTNGNSGYVCDEVVVGDWNDNLVLAAASPCSDSEDQRDNRTLNGNIGGPPPKLIPVSGQLEKNMEKVLIRPTAFKPVIPKNRHSVQYLSPRPVISSLSESQASLNLLLPLGGSNSAGGTNGIIGSSSSSTEGKRNSYSGGRNARNSQSCSMSDSGRNSLSSLPTHSSTGYSLAPSEGSSSGSGGQLEPVTGLGRNTSGGSGSHGHTNSDSGRSSSSKSTGSGSLSGRGQPLSDSGSCGHSPPPMEGYEAVVRELEEKLRERDLELQQLRENLDENEAAICQVYEEKQRRCEREMEELRQNCATKMKQASQKAQRAQQVLQLQVFQLQQEKKKLQEDFSSLLQDRETLERRCATIQREQTQLGPRLEETKWEVCQKSGEISLLKQQLKEIQSELSQKAGEIVGLKAQLREARSELQASQARSHEAGMALRTRSLELEVCENELQRRKSEAELLREKLGRLEEESARLRDTLSIHSGHSLPANLSMKGQCMSLSLQQGRGMTGRGGPSPSLYRDADETHLVWGGESDEAKAQRQNAEAVLGLRQQVDRLKAELMYERRTNEEQLSRFEDERRVWQEEKEKVIRYQKQLQQNYIQMYRRNRDLERVMRELSLELENRDMEDYEVHSGSNDIHFEEITATEI from the exons ATGGCTCTGGTACAGGCACTACCTGTGACCGTGAGTGACCACCCCAATCCAGGTCTCGACGTCCAGCATTGCCGGCCGCTATCATCCCACTCCCCCTCAGGCCTCTGCCCGGGCCCCTGTGGGCCCTGCAGCTCCGGGACAACCATGGGTTCTGTCAGCAGCCTAATATCAGGCCGGACGTATCAGGAGAGACACTGCCGGGCCGCCAGCGAATTCACCACTAAGTCACGTCGCTCCACACCGGCAACCAGCTGCTTCCGGCTCCAGGATAACACCCTCCGCAGCGGGagctccctggagcagctcctGGTTATCAGCAACCAAACGCTTCCCAAGGCCCAGGTTCTGCCTCCACCGCTGCCCACCAAGAAGCAGCCCCGGCCTGGTAACTCTGCTGGAGCAGTAGGTGGTGGCACTAATGGGAACTCTGGATATGTGTGCGATGAAGTCGTGGTCGGAGACTGGAACGACAACCTGGTGCTGGCAGCTGCAAGCCCCTGCAGTGACTCTGAAGACCAAAGGGATAACAGGACTCTGAACGGCAACATTGGAGGGCCTCCTCCCAAACTCATCCCAGTGTCCGGACAGTTAGAGAAG AACATGGAGAAAGTGCTGATCCGTCCTACAGCATTTAAACCTGTCATTCCCAAGAACCGTCACTCTGTGCAGTACTTGTCACCACGGCCTGTGATCAGCAGTCTGTCAGAGAGCCAGGCCAGCCTCAACCTCCTGCTGCCCCTCGGGGGATCCAACAGCGCCGGCGGCACAAACGGCATCATAGGTAGTAGCAGTTCTAGCACTGAAGGGAAGCGCAACTCCTACAGCGGAGGTCGCAATGCTCGGAACAGCCAGTCCTGCTCCATGTCTGATTCAGGGAGGAACTCCCTCTCCAGCCTCCCTACTCACAGCAGCACAGGTTATAGTCTGGCCCCCAGTGAGGGCTCCAGTTCTGGCTCCGGAGGCCAGCTGGAGCCTGTGACAGGCCTGGGTCGAAACACCTCAGGTGGAAGTGGGAGCCACGGCCACACTAACTCAGACAGTGGACGTTCCTCATCGAGCAAGAGCACAGGCTCGGGGTCGCTAAGCGGGCGCGGGCAGCCCCTGTCAGACAGCGGGTCCTGTGGCCACTCGCCACCACCCATGGAGGGCTACGAGGCGGTGGtgagggagctggaggagaagctGAGGGAACGAGACCTGGAGCTCCAGCAGCTCCGGGAAAATCTGGATGAGAATGAAGCTGCCATCTGCCAA GTGTATGAGGAGAAGCAGCGTcgctgtgagagagagatggaggagctgAGACAAAACTGTGCAACAAAGATGAAGCAGGCTTCTCAGAAGGCCCAGAGGGCACAGCAGGTGCTACAGTTACAG GTATTTCAACTACagcaagagaaaaagaagctgcaggaggacttctcctctctgctgcaggacaGGGAGACGCTGGAAAGGAGGTGTGCCACCATACAGAGGGAGCAGACTCAGCTGGGGCCACGTCTGGAAGAGACAAAGTGGGAG GTGTGTCAGAAGTCAGGAGAGATCTCCCTCCTGAAGCAGCAGCTGAAGGAGATCCAGTCGGAGCTCAGCCAGAAGGCCGGAGAAATTGTGGGGCTGAAGGCTCAGCTGAGAGAAGCCCGCTCTGAACTGCAAGCCAGCCAGGCTCGATCCCACGAGGCTGGGATGGCCCTGCGGACGCGCTCTCTGGAGCTAGAAGTCTGCGAGAACGAACTCCAGAGGCGCAAGAGCGAAGCTGAACTTCTCCGGGAGAAATTGGGCCGATTGGAAGAGGAGTCAGCCCGCCTCCGGGACACTCTGTCCATTCACAGCGGACACTCTCTGCCTGCAAATCTATCCATGAAGGGGCAATGCATGAGCCTCTCCCTCCAGCAGGGTAGAGGTATGACAGGGAGGGGCGGTCCCAGTCCGTCTTTGTACCGGGATGCAGATGAGACTCATCTGGTCTGGGGCGGGGAGAGTGATGAAGCCAAGGCACAGAGGCAGAATGCAGAAGCAGTGTTGGGACTCAGACAACAG GTGGACAGGCTCAAGGCTGAACTCATGTACGAGAGGAGGACTAATGAGGAGCAACTGTCACGGTTTGAGGATGAGAGGAGGGTCTggcaggaagagaaggaaaag GTAATCCGCTACCagaaacagctgcagcagaactACATCCAGATGTACCGTCGAAACCGGGATCTAGAGCGAGTGATGAGGGAGCTGAGTCTGGAGCTGGAGAACAGGGACATGGAGGACTATGAGGTTCACAGTGGCAGCAACGACATCCACTTTGAGGAAATCACCGCCACTGagatctaa